Within the Desulfobaculum xiamenense genome, the region GTCCGAGGGATTCACGGAATTCAAGATGAAGATCGGACGCGATCTCGCCTCGGATGTGGCGGCGGCGCTTCTTGCGTTGGAACGGGCCGCCGATGTCGGCGCGATGGTGCGCTTCGACGCCAATCAGGCCTATACGCGTGCCGAGGCGCAAACCTTCTGCGAGGCCGTGAACGGTGGCGCGAGCGAGGAACTGCGCTGGCTGGAGCAGCCCCTTGCCCGCGAGGACTGGGAGGGCACCGCGATGCTGTGCGCATCGACGCGGGTGCCGATCATGCTCGACGAACCGATCTACGCCGAGGAGGACGTGGACCGCGCCGCACGCGTCGGCGCTGCGGCGGTCAAGCTCAAGCTGTGCAAGCATCCCGGTCCGCAGGCCTGCGTTGACCTCGCGCGGCGGGCGGTGGGGGCGGGCCTTGCGGTGACGCTTGGCAACGGCGTGTCCACGGACATCGGCAACATCTGCGAGGCCATGGTCGCGGCGGAGCTTGGGGACGCGCTGACCGGAGCGCTGGAGTGCAACGGCTTCGCGCGGCTCGCCGCGCCTGCGCTTTTTTCCGGCCTGCGCAGCGATCGTGGGTGCCTGGTTGCCGATGCGCCGCGTTTGGACGAGGCGAAACTCGATGCCTTGGCGCGGGAGTCGTCATGGTTGGCGGGATGAGAGGCCCGGCGGACGGCTCTGCGCCGCTACGGGTGTTCATCGGTCTGCGCAACATCGCAGGCTATGCCGGGGCGCTGGCCGAAGGTGTCTCGCGCCTCGGGCATCGGCCTACGGTGGTGGAGGTCTATCCCGAGCCGTACGGCTTCGCCGGGCGTAGGCATCCGCTGACCCGCGCCTTCGCGCGGTTGGCGCGCCTGCGGGAGGCGAGCGCGGCGCGGGCGTGGCGGGCCGTGGTGGAGGCCATGGTGCGCGGGCTTCTGGCGCTGTCCTTTGTCTGGGCGGCGGCCACGCACGACGTGTTCGTCATGTCCTTCGGTTCGTCCTTCTGCCCGCTGGGTAGCCGCGTGGATTGGCGGATTCTGCGCCGCCTCGGCCGTAGGGTGGTCTGCATGTGCCACGGCAGCGACGTGCGCCCGCCCTATCTCGACGGCTTCGCGTTGGCGGCCTCGCCCCAGGCGTTGGCCCGCGCCAGCCGCCGCACGGCCCGCGCCTGCGCGGCCATGGAGCGAAGCGCCCATGCCGTGATCTGCAATCCTGCGTTTTCGCAGTTTTTTTCTTGTGATCTCGTCAATGTCTTCCGGGTGGGCATTCCGGCGGACGACCGTGAACGGCCATGTCGCGTTGCGGATGGCACCCGTCCTGTGCTGCTGCATTGCCCCTCGGCTCCGCAGGGCAAGGGCACCGTGCGCATCCGCGAGATGGTGGAGCGCCTGCGTGGGCGAGGCGTCGATTTCGACTACCGCGAGCTGTCCGGTGTGCCCCACGCCGAGGTGCTCGCTGCGCTGGCTCGTGCGGATGTGGCCGTGGATCAGCTGTGGTCCGACACGCCGATGCCCGGTTTCGCCACCGAGGCCGCGCTGGCTGGCGTGCCCTGCGTGGTTGGCGGGGAGTTCGCCGCCGAGGCCTCGCGCTGGATGCCGGAGCGCGTGGCTCCGACCTCGGTCTACGTGCGGCCTGCCGAGGTGGAGGATGTCCTTTTCGAGCTTCTGACCTCGCCTCGGGCGCGCACCATCGCCGCCGAGCGCGCCCTGCGCCATGCCGAGACCTTTCGCCTGCCCGAGGCCGTGGCCCGGCGCGTGCTGCGGGTGGCCATGGGCGACGTGCCCGCCGAGTGGCTGTTTTCCCCGGCCGCAACGGGCAGGCCCTGTGGAGCCGGGCTTGCGCGCGAGGCCCTTGCCGCGAGGATCCGCGGGCTGGTGGAGACCTGCGGCATGGACGCGCTAGGGCTTGCCGGAAAGCCCGCGCGGCTGGCGTGGATGCTGCGCGTTGCCGCGCAGGAGGGACGTTTTGTCAAATCCGGGGAGGACGCATGACCCGTGCCGGAGGACTGGTGCAGCAGGCCCGAAGCGTGGTGCGCGAGGGCAACGTGGTGCGCCCGCAGGGCGACGCACCCGCGTTGCCGGGGCTGACCAAGGCCTACCGGGCCGTGTTCGACGAGCTGGCCGAGGCCTCGCGCTACGCCGTGGCGGGCCTTGGCGAGTTCCTTGTGGACCGGGTGGGACGCGGTGAGGCCGGGCGGGTGAGCGTGGCCCTGCGCGTGGACGTGGACCCGGGCGGCTTTCAGTTCGCGGTGCCGCTGGCTCGGGAACTGAAGGCGCGCGGCCTTGGGGCGACGTTCTTCTTTCTCACGGACCCGGTGCGTCACTACGCGCTGTGGGGCAGCGGGGTGGCGGCCGAGGTGGCGGGTATGGGCTTTGAGGTGGGCGTGCATTCGGATCATCTCCATGCCCAGCTAACGCGCGGAGAGGATGGACTGGCCCAGCTTCGGGCCGACATCGACCGTCTGTCCGCCGAGGCGGGACGCCGCGTGCGCGGCGTGGTGGCCCACGGGCATCCGGGTATCGACCGCCTTGGACGCTCCAACCGCGATCTCTACTCCGGCATCGCTCCGGGGGCGCTAGGGCTGGACTACCACGACGGCGCGGGCGGCGGCTACGTGCGCGACACGCCGTCCGGTCCGCTTCCGCCCTGTGAGCTGTGGCTCATCGACTATTTCGGCTATCCCGGCGGCAGCGGCTGGACGCTTTGGCCCGCGTGGCCCATCGCCCGGCTACGGACCCTGCGCCCCGGCGACGTGGCGCATGTGGTGTTGCATCCGCTGAACGCCTTTCGCTGGTGGGAGGGCTTCGACGCGCGCTACGGCGAGGTGGAGCGTCCGCGGCCGTCCCTGCCCGTGCGGGCGTGGCGCGGGCTCTCCGTGCGGGTGCGCCATGGCCTGCTGCGCGGACGCGGCCTGTCCTATGCGCTGGCCGTGGGCGCGGCGGACGCGCTGGCGTGGGTGTTGGCGCGGGGGCTTGGCCTCGTGTGGCCGCGCGGTGGACGCGAGGAGACGGACACCACGTGGGAGACCGGGCGTGAGGTCATCTTTGCGCGCGGGGTGGAGCACTGGCGGGAGCATCTGGAGCGCCTCGGCATGCCCGCGCCGGGCGGTCGGGTGCTGGAGGTCGGTTCGGGAGACGGACAGTGGCTTCTGGCCTACGCCCGCGACGCCGCCGAGGTGGTGGGCGTGGAGCCGGGGCGGCGCTTTCGCGAGGCGAGCCTTGTCACCATCGCCGCGCATCCCGCCGAGGCCTCGCGCATCCGGGTGCAGGACGCGGTGGCCGAGAGCCTGCCGTTTCCTGATGCGCATTTCGACCGCGTGCACTGCGCCGGGGTGTTCATGTTCACCCGCCAGCGCGAGGCCATGGCCGAGATGGCGCGGGTGCTTACGCCCGGAGGCAGGCTGTGCCTCACTGCCAACGGTATTGGCTGGTTCGTCATGTACTGCCTCGAAGGGCTGCGCCACCGCAGTGCGGCCAAGATGCGCTACGGCGTGAAGGGGCTTGCCGCCACGCTCCTCTGGTGGTGGTTCGGGCGCGAGACGGAATTTCCCCGTGCAGTGAGCGCGACGCGCATGCGTGCGCTCATGGACGCGCACGGGCTGGAGCTTCTGGGCGTCCGCTATTTTCAGGGGGTGCGCATGTACGCCGACGAATACGCTGGCCTGCCCGCGAACTATGCCTTCGTGGCTGTGAGGCGTGGGGACGGGGACGGCGCGGCGGAGGACGCATGAGCGACGCGAACGCCGCACGCCGGGTGCCCGATGCGCAGGGCGAGTGGACCACGGTCATCACGCCGAGGGCCGGATGGTTTGGTCTGGACCTCGCGGAGTTGTGGCGCTACCGCGACCTTGTTGTGCTCTTCGTGCGGCGGGACTTCGTGTCCCAGTACAAGCAGACGGTGCTCGGACCGGCATGGTTCGTCATCCAGCCGCTGCTTCTGACCGTGGTCTACGCGGTGATCTTCGGCGGGGTGGCAGGGCTGTCCACGGACGGGTTGCCGCGCCTGCCGTTCTACCTGTGCGGGGTGGTGGTCTGGCGCTACTTCGCGGAGTGCCTGACGCGCACGTCCAATACCTTCGTGGCCAATACGGCCATCTTCGGCAAGGTGTGGTTCCCGAGGCTCGCCGTGCCGGTGTCCGTGACCATCTCCGCGCTGTTCTCCTTCCTGTTGCAGTTCGGGTTCCTGCTCGCCTTCCTCGGCTGGTACGCGTGGCGTGGCGAGCTGCCTCTGCCGGGACCTGCCGCCCCACTGACGCTTTTTCTCGTGCCGGTCATGGCCTGCCTCGGCGTGGGGCTTGGCCTCGTGGTCTGCTCGCTTACCGTGCGCTACCGCGACCTGCGCTTTCTCGTCTCCTTCGGCGTGCAGCTCTTCATGTACGCCACCCCGATCATCTATCCGCTTTCGGCCCTGCTCGAGCGCTGGCGGGGCATCGCCGCCCTCAATCCCATGGCCGTGGTGGTGGAGGCCTTTCGCGTGGCGTGGCTGGGCAGCGGCACCTTCGATTGGAATATGCTGGCCGTGGCCGTGGGAATCTCCGTCGCCGTGCTGTTTTGCGGGCTGGCGCTGTTCGGGCGGGTGGAGAAGACCTTCATGGATACGGTGTAGGGGAGGGAGCGCATGGGCGAGACGGCGATCCGCGTTCGCGGGCTGTCCAAGCGCTACCGGCTGGGCATGGCCGGAACCGGCTGGCTCGGGCGTGATCTCCAGAGCTGGTGGGCGCGGGTTCGTGGGCGCGAGGATCCCAACGCCCCGCTGGGCGTGGATGGGCCGGCGCTCTCGCGTGGGCACGTGTGGGCGCTTCGCGATGTGGACCTCGACGTGCGGCGCGGCGAGGTGGTGGGCGTCATCGGGCGCAACGGCGCGGGCAAGTCCACGCTGCTCAAGATTCTCAACCGCATCACCCTGCCCACTGCGGGCGAGGCGCGGCTCAAGGGGCGCGTGGCCGGGCTTTTGGAGATCGGCACCGGCTTCCACCCCGAGCTGACCGGACGCGAGAACGTGTTTCTCAATGGTGCCATCCTCGGCATGACCCGTGCCCAGACCGTGAGCCGCTTCGCGGCCATTGAGGAGTTCTCGGAGGTCGGGGCGTTCATGGACACCCCGGTCAAGCGCTACTCCTCGGGCATGTACGTGAAGCTGGCCTTTGCCGTGGCCGCGCATCTGGATCCGGAAATCATGCTCGTGGACGAGGTGCTGGCCGTGGGCGACGCAGCCTTTCAGAAGAAGTGCCTTGGCCGCATGGGTGATGTGGCCGGGCAGGGGCGCACGGTGCTTTTCGTGAGTCACAACATGGCGTCCATCCGCAGCCTGTGCACGCGCTGCATCGTGCTGGAGGACGGGCGCGTGGGCTTCGACGGCGCGCCGGACGCGGCTGTGGACCGCTACCTCGGCCATGCGCCGAGTGACGCCGCCGTGCTCGACGGCCCTGCGCTGGCATCGCGCGTGGACGAATACCGCCCCGGCCCGGCCGCGCTTCGCGTGCTGCGGGTGGCGGTGTGCGACGATGCGGGAACACCCCGGCGGGATTTCCGCTCCGACGAGGAGGTCACCGTGGCCGTGGACTACCAGTGCCTGCGCGATCTGCACGACGTCCGCGTGATCCTGCAACTGACCGACGAGGGCGACGTGCCGCTGGTGGCGGCGGACAGTACGGACTTCCTGCCGCCGGACGCGGGGACGGCCCTTGGGCGGGGCACGTACCGGACCACGCTGCGGCTTCCCGCGCGGCTCTTCGGCGAACGGCGCTTCTTCGTCACGGTCAACGTCATGGCGCATGGGGTGCATCATCTGCCCGTGCGTCGCGCTCTCGATTTTGGCGTGTCGTATCAGGGCTTCGCTCCAGCCAACATCGCCGTGAGCCGCAGGGTGGCCGGGGCCGTGCGCCCCGCGCTACGCGTGTCCACCACGCGGCTTGATGGCACGGACAGGGAGGATGGACATGGCGGCGACGGTAACCCTTGACGGAACGGACATCGGCACCGGACGGCGGGTGTATTTCATGGCCGAGGTGGCCGGGAATTTCGCTGGCGAGGAGGAGGCCGCGCGCATCGTGGATTCGGCCATGCGCGCCGGGGCCGACGCCGTGAAGTTCCAGACCCTCGATCCGGAGACCATCACCACGCGCGCGAACCGCTTCGACATGCCCTCGGTGGGCACGCGCCTGCAACGCGAGGTCTTCGCCGAGAGCCGCACCCCGCCAGAGGTGCAGGCCTTCCTCGTGGACTACTGCAAGCGCCGGGGCGTGACGGTCTTCTCCGCGCCGAGCCACGTGCGCGACCTCGAATTCATGGAGCGCCTCGACCTGCCCGCCTACAAGATCGGCTCGGACCTCGCGACGCACATTCCGCTCCTCGAAATCGTGGCCGACACGGGCAAGCCCATCTTTCTGTCCACGGGCATGTGCACCATGGCCGAGGTGCGCGATTCCGTTGAGGCCATCCTCGCGCGGGGCAACGACCGGCTGCTGCTTTTCCACTGCGTGTCCAACTATCCCGCCGATCCGGCGGAGCAGAACCTACGGGCCATGGTGGCTATGAAGCGTGAATTCGGCCTGCCCACGGGGTTCTCGGACCACACCGTGGGCATCGATTGTGCCCGCGCCGCCGTGGCCCTCGGCGCGGACATGATCGAGCGTCACTACTGGTGCGAGGGCAATGCCGAAGGTTCGGATCGCGCCCTGTCGTCCGACGAGGCCGAGTTTCGGCGGCTGGTGGACTACGCCGCCCATGTGCTGCCAGCCTTCGGTGACGGCGTGAAGCGCCCCACCCCGGCCGAGGAGCGCAACATGCGCACCAACAAGGTGAGCCTCATCGTCATGCGCGACGTGGCGGCAGGGGATGTCCTCGACGAGACGATCCTCGACGTGCGCCGCCCCGGCACGGGCCTTGCCCCCAAGTGGTGGCGCTCGGCCCTCGGCAGGCGCGTCCTCGTGCCCATCGCGGCGGAGACGCCCCTGCGGCCGGAACACATTGGGCTGGAGGTGGAGCCATGACGCTTGTGCTTATTGCCGAGGGCCGAAGGGAAATCGGGCTTGGGCACGTGTTCGCGTGCATGGCGCTGGCCGGGGCCGGACGGGCTGCGGGGATGCCCACGCGGCTTCTGGGCATTGGCGATCTTGCCCTCGCCACCATGCGCCGCTTCGGGGACGCCGCCAACGCCTATGACGCCGACGAGGAAACCCTCGCGGCCATGGGCGGCGAGGGTCCGGACATCGCCGTGGTGGATGTGCGCCGTCCCGAGGAGTTCGATTTTGCGCCGCTTGCGCGGGCCGGGTATCTGACCTGCGCGTTGGAGGAGTTCGGGGAGGGGCGGCCCGAGGCGATGGTCATGGTCAATCCCGCGCCGGTGCGCGCGTGGCACCGTCTGCCCGATGGTTACCGCGCTGTGCTCTCTGGCCTGTCGTATCTTCCTGTGCGCCCCGAATATGCCGAGGTGCACGAGCGGGCACGCGCGCCCATGCCGCAGGCGCGGCGGGTGCTGGTGACCATGGGCGGGGTGGACCGCACCGGGGCCACGCTGGTCATGGCGCGTGCGCTTGGCCTCGTGCATGCCGAACGCCCGGAATTGGTGGGCGTGGCGCGTTTCGTGTGCGGGCCGGGCTTCACCTACGCCGCGTCCCTCGACAGGCTCCTCGCCGAGAGCGACCTCAATAGTGAAGTGCTCACCGACGTGCCGGACATGTGGGAACGGTTTTTCGAGGCGGACCTCGTGATTTCGGCCGGAGGGAACACGCTGTTCGAGGCCGCCTGCTGTGGTGCGCCTTCTGTGGTGTTCTGGGAGGACCCGCACGAGCGCGAGCGCGGCGAGGCGGCCGAGGCCGCAGGCTTCGCGCGGTGTTTCGGACGTGGGCAGGACACCGCGCCCGTGGACGCGGCCCGCATTCTGGAGGACGTCCTCGACGACGGGACGTGGCTGGCGCAGGCCGGGGAGCGCGGCAGGCAGGCCGTGGACGGGCGCGGTGCGTCGCGCATCGTGTCCGCGTTGGTCGGGCTTTGCGGGGGGCGTGAATGATTGAGCGGGCGGGCATCGTGCTTCAGGCGCGCATGGGCTCCTCGCGCCTGCCGGGAAAGGTGCTGGCCGATCTGGGCGGTAGGTCGCTTCTGGCGCGGGTGCTCGACCGGCTGCGGCTGGTGCGCGGCGTGGCGGTCATCGTGGTCGCCGTTCCGGACACGCCGGAGAACGACGTGCTGGCCGATGCGGCGCAGCGCCTATGCGCGGAGGTCTTTCGCGGGCCGGAGGACGACGTGCTCGAACGCATCCGGGGCGCGGCTGCGGCCTATGGCCTTTCGCGCGTGATGCGCGCCACCTGCGACAATCCGCTGGTGTGCTTCACGCTGGCCACGGACGTTCTGGCCATGCACGAGGCCGAGGGACTGGACTACGCGTCCAACCGCAACGAGTCCGGCAGCGGCATTCCCGATGGCGCGGGGGTGGAGGTCTACTCCATGGAAACTCTTGAGCGCATAGGCCGCGAGGCGCGCCTGCCCGAGGACCGCGAGCACGTCAACGAGTACGTGTTTCGCAATCCGGGGCTTTTCGCCACGCGCATCATGAGCGTTCCGCGCGAGGTGCGCATGCCGGGGCTGCGGGTCACAGTGGATACGCCCGAGGACCTCGAACGCATGCGGGCCATCTATGCGGAATTCTCGTGGCACGCGGGGCCGGTGCCGCTCACGCTGGTGGTGGCCCGTGCGCGGGAGGGCGCGCCATGGGCCTAAGCGTGTCCATTCAGCAGCCCGAGCACGCGCCGTGGCTTGGCTTCTTCCACAAGATGGACCTGTGCGCGGTGACGGTGCTCTTCGACACCGTGCAGTACAAGAAGCGCTACTTCGAGAATCGCAACCGCATCCGCACCCGCGAGGGCTGGCAGTGGGTCACGGTGCCCGTGGTCAGCCGTGGGCGCTTCACCCAGCGCATCGCGGATGTGGACATCTGCGGCGATGCGACGTGGCGGCGCAAGTACCTCGGGGCCATCGCGCACAACTATTGCGGAACTCCGTTCCATGACGAGATTTTTCCATCCGTCCGTGCTATCGTCGAAGCCGGACACGTCCGTCTGGCGGACCTGAACATCGCGCTCATCGACTTCGTGCGGAACTATCTGGGCATGGGCGGGCGCATGGTGCGGGCCTCGGCCCTGCCCCATTTCGACTCGCACTCCACCGGACTTCTGCTCGACATCTGTCTCCATTTGAACGCCACGGACTACGTGTGCGGCGTTTCCGGGCCGGACTACATGGACATGGCCCTTTTCGACGCCGCGGGGGTGGCTGTGCGCGCCGTGCGCTACGAAAGCTCCCCCTACACGCAGGCCTTCCCGGGTTTCGAGCCGGGAATGTCCGTCCTTGATGCGCTGTTCAACCACGGCCCCGCGACGCTGGACATCCTGCGGCACAACGCCGCCGACGCGCCGGGGCGGGAGGAGACGACATGCCCGAGTCCCCCCACCGGCTGACGAGCAAGGCGGAGCGCGACGTCAACGTCTGCTGCCAGTTCCTCGACTTCAACGAGACATGGGAGCGGGACATGGGGCCCGCGTTCATGGCCTACCGCCACGACTGGCAGCGCTACAGCGCCGCCCGCGAGCTGCGGCCCTTTCCCATGCACCTCGATTTCGACCTCACCAACACCTGCACGCTGCGCTGCACCTTCTGTCCGCGCACGCAGATGGCGCGACGCGGCACCCTGCCGCCCGCCTTCACCATGCCCTTCGACGTCTACGCCGCCGCCATCGACGAGGGCGCGCAGAAGGGACTCTACGCCGTGAACCTCAACGCCAGCGGCGAGCCGCTGTTGCATCCGGACCTCGTGCGCATGGTGACCTACGCCCGCGAGAGCGGCATCCTCGACATCATGCTGCACACCTCGGGCCTGTTCCTCGACGAGCCCATGGCGCAGCGGCTCATGGACGCGGGGCTGACCAAGCTCATCGTGTCCTTCGATTCGCCGGACAAGGCGCACTACGAGGCGCTTCGCGTCGGCTCCAGCTACGACCGCGTGGTGGCGAACATCCGCACGGCGGCGCGGCTTAAGCGGCAGGCCGGGTCCATCACGCCCTTCATACGCATCAACATGGTGCTCATGCGCGAGAATGCCCACGAGCGCGAGGCCATGATCGACATGTGGCGCGACGTGGTCGATGGCATGGGTTTCCTCGAATACATCAACTACTACCAGTGGGACGAGGAGGATCGCTACCGCCACCGCGTGGCCTACCGCGAGGACTTCGTGTGCGAGAAGCCGTGGCAGCGCCTCGCCGTCACGCACGACGGCGGCATCAAGTTCTGCCATTTGGACGACGCGGACGAGGTGGTGCTCGGCAACCTCTCGTCCATGAGCCTTGAGGAGGCGTGGACCGGCGAGGTCATGACCCGTTACCGCGAATTGCAGAAGGCCGGGCGCATCCGCGAGATCGGCCTGTGCTCGCGCTGCTCCACGCCGATGATGCCGGTGGAGGGGGACTGACATGGCCGAGGAATCCGGACGCAGCAACGTGGACCGCATCCGCGACCACAGCGCCCTCGACGACGTGGACGCCACCCTCGGCGAGATTCTCGGGGAGCGTTTCGTCGAGTATCGCCGCCGCTGGCGCATGGCGGAGCGCGAACTCGTGGAGTTCCCGTTCCCGCTGTTTCTGGTCATGGAAACGGTGAACACCTGCAACTACCGCTGCATCATGTGCTTTCGGCACTCCATGCCCGCGCCGAAACCCCGCGTCATGCCGGACGACCTCTTCGAGTCCGTCATGGCCGAGGCCGCGGCCCACGGCTGCCCATCCCTGTCCGTGAACTGGAACAACGAGCCGCTCATGGACCCGAACCTTGTGCGCCGCGTGGCCCGCGCCCGAGAGAGCGGATTTGTGGACGTGCGCCTCAACACCAACGCGAGCCTTCTCGACGGGGAACGCTCGCGCGGGCTGGTGCGGGCGGGGCTGACGCGGCTTTCGGTGAGCCTCGACGCCGCCACGCGTGAGACCTACGAGGCTGTGCGCGTGGGCGGTAACTGGGACCGCGTGATGGGCAACATCGAACAATTTCTGCGAATCCGGAAGGAACTCGGCGCGCGTCTGCCCCTTTTGCGTGTGACCTTTGTGCGCATCCGCGAGAACGCCCACGAGGTCGACGACTTCGTGCGGCGCTGGAAGGGCGTGGCGGACTACGTGTCCATCCAGAGCTACGTGCCGCACATTCCCGGCGAACGGGCCATGGCCCTGCACCCGGACGTACGCTCGCACATGGCGGACATCACCTGCTCCCAGCCTTTCGAGCGGCTGGTGGTGGGCGTGGATGGCGACGTCTATCCCTGCTGTTCTCCCGTGGGTACCGAAATCCACCTTGGCAACGTGCGTGAGACGCCACTGGCCGAGATATGGCGGGGGGCCATGTCTCGGCGGCTGCGCACGATGATGCGCGAACGCACGTGGGACGGCTTCGACGTCTGCCGCCGCTGCCTGACCGGCACCTTCGGCGCGCCGGGGGAGGGCGCATGAGCGGGCGTCGGCATACGGCAGCGTCCCTTGCCGAGGAGGCGCGGGCCTTCGATGTGCAGATGCGCGAGCGGCTGGCCGCCGGGCATGTGCCGGACCTGCGCCGTTGCGGACGCTGCGAGTGGTTCGACAACAACCCGTGGCGCGATGAGGCCTTTGTGGACCTGACCTATGGCGAGCGCTTCCGCTTCGTCGCCGCGCGCCTCGCTCCGGCCTCGCGGGTGCTGGAGGCGGGCTGCGGGCCGGGATTTCTGTCCCTCGAACTGTCGCGGGCCGGGCACGATGTGACCGGGGTGGACGTCTCGCCGGTGGCCATCGACGCCGCGCGGGAAACGGCGGCGTCCTCGCCGCCCGTGCCGGGAGCGGGGGCGCTGCGCTACGAGGTGGCGGATTTTCTCGACCTCGCGGATGGGGGCTATGACGCCGTGGTCTTCTCCTCGTCGCTGCATCATTTTGCCAATCAGGACCGGGTGGCGGCCCATGTGGAGCGGCTTCTGGCTACCAATGGCGCGGTGTGTGTCATGGAGCCATGCCGGGAGCGGCTGGACCGCGCGGGCGCGGCGGTGTGGCTTCTGGCGGAGTCGCTGTTGTCCGCTGCCGGGGCGTTTTGGCGGGATGTGCCGCCGTGCCGGGAGCGCGAGGAGTTGGACGCGGCGCTCGATGCCTATCTGCGGCGCGGGCGCTGGCTTGGCGAGCGGGGCGAGCGCGTGCAGTCCCCCCACGACATGGAGGCCGGAATGGAGGATATGCTCTCCGCCTTGGGCGCGCGCTTCGCGCAGGAGGCATTCGAGTGGGAATACGCCTTCTTCGGCAACGTCATCGGCGGAATGCGCCTTGGCGACAGGCGGCGCGAGGCCGCGCTCGCGCGGCATATGGCCCTTGTGGACGCCTGCCTCGTGGAGCTTGGGGCGCTGCCCGCCGTGGGCTTTCGCTGGTTCGGCCGCAAGGGGGGAGGGGCATGACCCGAAGTGTTCTCGCCATTGGCGCGCATTTCGACGACATCGAACTCGGCTGCGCGGGAACCCTCATCCGGCACGTTCAGGCGGGACACCGCGTGACCATGCTCGTGCTCACGCATTCCGGCTACACGCTTTCCAATAACGACTGGGAGCGCCCGGCGAAGTTGGCCTTTGCCGAGGGGCGCTCCGGGGCGGCCATCATTGGTGCCGATCTCGCCTGCCTCGGGCTGGAGAATCGTAGGCTGGCCTTCCAGCCGGACCTCATCTCGCTGATCGACGAGGAAGTGGTCCGCGTGGGGGCGGACACCATCTATACCCACTGGGACCGCGACGTGCATCAGGACCACGCCGCCGCCGGTGCGGCGTCGCTCACGGCCGGGCGCAGGGTGGACAACGTGTTCATGTACCGCAGCAACTGGTACCAGAGCACTGAGGTCTTCCGCGAGAACTACTGCGTGGACATTTCGCGCCATATGGAGCGCAAGATCGAGGCCATCCGCGCCCACGCCTCGGAGGTGGAGCGGCGCGGCGAGGAGTGGATAGCCTTTTTCCGTGGGGAGAACGCCCGCACCGGTGCGCGCTGCGGCGTGGCCTTCGCCGAGGGCTTCCAACTGGTCAAGGGCGTGTGGAGCTACGCCGACGGAGGAATTCCATGACCCTGCGCGAAAGCGACATCCGGCCCGACGAACTGCGATCCCGCCTCGCCGAGGCCGCTTCGGCGGATGCCCGCTGGCTGGCGCGGCGCGTGGGGAGCTTTGTGCTGGTGCCGTGTCCGGCCTGCCAATGCGTCGAGCAGGAGACGGCCATGCAGAAGGAGGGAATGACATGGCGGCGCTGCCTCGCGTGTGGCACGCTCTACGTCAGTCCTCGGCCGGACGAGGATCTGCTGGCCCGCTATTATGCGCGCTCCGAGTCATACCGCTTCCAGAATGCGGTGCTGTTTCCGGCGTCCGCCGCCGCGCGCGCGGAGCGCATTTTCGCGCCCCGCGCCAGACGCTGCGAGGAACTGTGCGAGCGCATGGGCCTTGGACGGGGGCTGACGCTGGTGGAAGTGGGGCCGGGCTTCGGACTCTTCGCGCAGGAGGTCCGAAAGCTCGGGCGCTTCTCGCGCATTGTGGTGGTGGAGCCGGTGCCGGAGCTTGCGGCCACCTGTCGGGCGCTTGGCGTGGAGGTGGTGGAGTCCACGGTGGAGCGCGCGGGATTGCCCGATGGAATGGCCGATGTGGTGGTCAGCTTCGAGTGCATCGAACACATGTTCTCCGTGGCCGGATTCTTCGAGGCCTGCCTGCGCGTCCTGCGTCCCGGCGGGCTGTTCGTTGTCACCTGCCCCAACGGCGAGGGCTTCGACATTTCCATCCTCGGGAGCCGGTCGGGCACCGTGAATCATCAGCATCTGAACCTTTTCAACACGCGCTCCCTGCCCTATCTGGCCCGCAGGTGCGGGTTCGAGGTGCTGGACGTGACGACCCCCGGCGAGCT harbors:
- a CDS encoding PIG-L deacetylase family protein gives rise to the protein MTRSVLAIGAHFDDIELGCAGTLIRHVQAGHRVTMLVLTHSGYTLSNNDWERPAKLAFAEGRSGAAIIGADLACLGLENRRLAFQPDLISLIDEEVVRVGADTIYTHWDRDVHQDHAAAGAASLTAGRRVDNVFMYRSNWYQSTEVFRENYCVDISRHMERKIEAIRAHASEVERRGEEWIAFFRGENARTGARCGVAFAEGFQLVKGVWSYADGGIP
- a CDS encoding class I SAM-dependent methyltransferase encodes the protein MTLRESDIRPDELRSRLAEAASADARWLARRVGSFVLVPCPACQCVEQETAMQKEGMTWRRCLACGTLYVSPRPDEDLLARYYARSESYRFQNAVLFPASAAARAERIFAPRARRCEELCERMGLGRGLTLVEVGPGFGLFAQEVRKLGRFSRIVVVEPVPELAATCRALGVEVVESTVERAGLPDGMADVVVSFECIEHMFSVAGFFEACLRVLRPGGLFVVTCPNGEGFDISILGSRSGTVNHQHLNLFNTRSLPYLARRCGFEVLDVTTPGELDVELVRREVLAGRFDLDDRPFLRWVLMDEWGRIGGAFQRFLADNGMSSHMWMAARRPEAS
- a CDS encoding radical SAM/SPASM domain-containing protein yields the protein MAEESGRSNVDRIRDHSALDDVDATLGEILGERFVEYRRRWRMAERELVEFPFPLFLVMETVNTCNYRCIMCFRHSMPAPKPRVMPDDLFESVMAEAAAHGCPSLSVNWNNEPLMDPNLVRRVARARESGFVDVRLNTNASLLDGERSRGLVRAGLTRLSVSLDAATRETYEAVRVGGNWDRVMGNIEQFLRIRKELGARLPLLRVTFVRIRENAHEVDDFVRRWKGVADYVSIQSYVPHIPGERAMALHPDVRSHMADITCSQPFERLVVGVDGDVYPCCSPVGTEIHLGNVRETPLAEIWRGAMSRRLRTMMRERTWDGFDVCRRCLTGTFGAPGEGA
- a CDS encoding class I SAM-dependent methyltransferase translates to MSGRRHTAASLAEEARAFDVQMRERLAAGHVPDLRRCGRCEWFDNNPWRDEAFVDLTYGERFRFVAARLAPASRVLEAGCGPGFLSLELSRAGHDVTGVDVSPVAIDAARETAASSPPVPGAGALRYEVADFLDLADGGYDAVVFSSSLHHFANQDRVAAHVERLLATNGAVCVMEPCRERLDRAGAAVWLLAESLLSAAGAFWRDVPPCREREELDAALDAYLRRGRWLGERGERVQSPHDMEAGMEDMLSALGARFAQEAFEWEYAFFGNVIGGMRLGDRRREAALARHMALVDACLVELGALPAVGFRWFGRKGGGA